Proteins from a genomic interval of Lolium perenne isolate Kyuss_39 chromosome 1, Kyuss_2.0, whole genome shotgun sequence:
- the LOC127346759 gene encoding uncharacterized protein, with product MELTGAAAVRRTLASASLAAVPAQRRRRAPSRVACVGRGCGVFADEAHLRYFEGEPRKAVEAAARELSKLRSMGLVAGDAAKEKILSEATELLLQELSQMKDAEDELKKKQKEEKAVMIALKKQQKEAKKAAMKCGDGSSESSESDCEEDQSMKMSCVATLSMPGVEQGSMSVPQIAAVPAIDFDKAAMKAIKKREKEQKKAAKKALKMKKEEEKRMATLNSCMDEDSSSCSSESSDSECEGGVLKMSRCATITAPPASSAFPIIVPQIPESVAPDAQIPFGAANSTQCTTSISTTLVKLPPNRIEVCVGGKCKKSGSLAVLQGFEDKLGTSGTVVRCKCLGKCGEGPNVRLQSDGSVGKDGVICTGVDLVDVGDITANLVAWGGLSI from the exons ATGGAGCTCACCGGTGCAGCTGCCGTCCGGCGAACGCTCGCGTCGGCTTCCCTGGCGGCGGTCCCGGCGCAGAGGAGGAGGCGAGCGCCGTCCAGGGTGGCCTGCGTCGGCCGCGGATGTGGGGTATTCGCCGACGAAGCGCACCTCAGGTACTTCGAGGGGGAGCCTCGGAAGGCCgtggaggcggcggcgagggaaCTTTCCAAGCTCCGCTCCATGggcctcgtcgccggcgatgcGGCCAAGGAGAAGATCCTCTCC GAAGCCACGGAGTTACTGCTGCAGGAGCTGAGTCAGATGAAGGATGCAGAGGACGAGCTGAAGAAGAAGCAGAAAGAGGAGAAGGCCGTGATGATAGCACTGAAGAAGCAGCAGAAGGAAGCGAAGAAAGCTGCAATGAAATGTGGAGATGGCTCCTCTGAATCAAGTGAGAGTGATTGTGAGGAGGACCAATCCATGAAAATGAGCTGTGTTGCCACATTGTCGATGCCTGGAGTTGAGCAAGGATCAATGTCGGTGCCCCAAATTGCTGCTGTCCCAGCAATAGACTTTGACAAAGCTGCGATGAAGGCCATCAAGAAGAGGGAGAAGGAACAAAAGAAAGCGGCAAAGAAGGCCTTAAAGATGAAAAAGGAGGAAGAGAAGAGGATGGCCACACTTAATTCCTGCATGGACGAAGATAGCTCCTCGTGCTCGTCGGAATCCAGCGACAGCGAGTGCGAGGGGGGAGTGCTCAAAATGAGCCGCTGTGCCACCATCACCGCACCACCTGCAAGCTCAGCTTTCCCCATCATAGTGCCTCAAATCCCAGAATCTGTTGCACCAGATGCTCAGATCCCTTTCGGGGCTGCGAATTCCACACAGTGCACCACCAGCATCAGCACCACTCTTGTCAAATTACCACCGAACAGAATTGAGGTTTGCGTGGGTGGCAAATGCAAGAAGTCAGGCTCTCTTGCTGTCCTGCAGGGGTTTGAGGACAAGTTGGGCACCAGCGGCACGGTAGTCAGATGCAAATGCCTGGGCAAGTGCGGAGAAGGCCCGAACGTTCGACTGCAGAGCGATGGCTCTGTAGGGAAGGATGGTGTCATCTGCACTGGTGTAGACTTGGTTGATGTTGGCGACATAACCGCAAACTTAGTAGCATGGGGCGGACTGAGCATATAA